The following proteins are co-located in the Brevibacillus laterosporus DSM 25 genome:
- the rlmB gene encoding 23S rRNA (guanosine(2251)-2'-O)-methyltransferase RlmB yields the protein MNEEWILGKNPVIEALRSGRTINKIWMAEGANKNQMGPIFTLAKELGVVITTANRKKLDQLVNSDNHQGVIASVAAYDYVEIDDILAKAEERNEVPFVIILDELEDPHNLGSILRTADAVGAHGVIIPKRRSVSLTATVAKASAGAIEYVPVARVTNIVRAMEELKEKGFWIGGTDAAGKQDFREGDYTMPFALVIGSEGKGMSRLVRENCDFLYRLPMVGQVTSLNASVAAAILMYEVYRGRNPLLPRGK from the coding sequence ATGAATGAAGAGTGGATTTTGGGTAAAAACCCCGTTATCGAGGCTTTGCGCTCGGGACGTACTATTAATAAAATCTGGATGGCAGAAGGTGCTAATAAAAACCAGATGGGGCCTATCTTCACGCTAGCAAAGGAGCTTGGAGTGGTGATTACCACAGCCAATCGAAAGAAGCTAGATCAATTGGTTAACTCAGATAACCATCAAGGGGTCATTGCTTCAGTAGCAGCGTATGACTATGTGGAGATAGATGATATTTTAGCTAAGGCAGAAGAGAGAAATGAAGTACCTTTTGTGATTATTTTAGATGAGTTGGAGGACCCACATAATCTAGGCTCCATTCTGCGGACTGCTGATGCAGTTGGAGCACATGGCGTCATTATACCAAAACGTCGGTCTGTTTCTTTGACAGCAACAGTTGCTAAAGCCTCTGCTGGTGCTATTGAATATGTGCCAGTTGCCCGTGTGACTAATATTGTACGTGCGATGGAGGAATTGAAGGAAAAGGGCTTCTGGATTGGTGGTACGGATGCGGCAGGAAAACAGGATTTCCGAGAAGGGGATTATACCATGCCGTTTGCTTTGGTAATTGGTAGTGAGGGGAAGGGAATGAGTCGTCTTGTACGCGAGAATTGCGACTTCCTTTACCGTTTGCCGATGGTTGGACAAGTTACTTCGCTTAATGCTTCGGTTGCAGCGGCTATTCTAATGTATGAGGTATATCGAGGACGAAACCCACTGTTACCTAGAGGAAAATGA
- the cysS gene encoding cysteine--tRNA ligase: MSIRLYNTMSREKEAFIPLKEGKVKMYVCGPTVYNYIHIGNARPAIVFDTLRRYLSYKGYEVTFVQNITDVDDKLIRKANEEQTTVAELADRYTEAYNQDLQGVNVLPPDIQPRVMNTIPEIISFIEGLIEKGFAYESEGDVYFRTNRFDEYGKLSHQPLDDLQAGARIEVSEKKESPLDFALWKAAKPQEISWESPWGAGRPGWHIECSAMALRFLGESIDIHAGGTDLTFPHHENEIAQSECFTGKPFARYWMHNAMLNIDNEKMSKSLGNFLLARDLIEKYSGQLIRFFMLSGHYRSPINFSDEMLEQAANGLERIKNAYENLGHRLNTAREEEPNGLAQEQAQLIEGLRKRFEEEMDDDLNTANGITVLFDIAKEANLYTRHENVGATQIKAYRQLLEELSAVLGLTLQAEPTLLDEEIELLIAERTEARKARNFARSDEIRDQLQEMGIILEDTPQGIRWRRK; this comes from the coding sequence ATGAGCATACGCTTATATAACACCATGTCACGCGAAAAAGAGGCCTTTATCCCGTTAAAGGAAGGCAAAGTGAAAATGTATGTTTGCGGTCCAACCGTTTATAATTATATTCATATAGGAAATGCGCGTCCTGCCATTGTGTTTGATACATTGCGCCGCTATTTGTCATACAAAGGCTATGAGGTTACTTTTGTACAAAATATTACCGATGTAGATGACAAATTAATTCGTAAAGCAAATGAAGAACAGACAACCGTGGCCGAATTGGCTGACCGTTATACAGAGGCTTATAATCAGGACCTGCAAGGAGTAAATGTCCTACCGCCAGATATTCAACCACGAGTTATGAATACGATTCCAGAAATCATTTCCTTTATTGAGGGTTTGATTGAAAAAGGGTTTGCTTACGAGAGTGAGGGCGATGTCTATTTCCGTACCAATCGCTTCGACGAGTATGGTAAACTATCTCATCAACCACTAGATGATTTGCAAGCAGGAGCACGCATTGAAGTAAGTGAAAAGAAAGAGAGCCCACTTGACTTTGCTCTGTGGAAAGCAGCTAAGCCTCAAGAAATTTCTTGGGAGAGCCCTTGGGGAGCAGGTCGTCCAGGCTGGCATATTGAGTGCTCTGCAATGGCCCTTCGTTTCCTAGGCGAGTCCATTGATATTCATGCAGGTGGAACAGATCTTACTTTCCCTCACCATGAAAATGAGATTGCACAGTCAGAATGCTTTACAGGCAAGCCGTTTGCCCGGTACTGGATGCATAACGCAATGCTTAACATCGACAACGAGAAGATGTCTAAGTCCTTGGGTAATTTTTTGTTAGCACGCGATCTGATTGAAAAATACAGTGGTCAACTCATTCGCTTTTTCATGCTAAGTGGTCATTATCGCAGTCCTATTAATTTTAGTGATGAAATGCTAGAGCAAGCTGCTAATGGATTAGAACGTATCAAAAATGCTTATGAGAATCTGGGGCATCGTTTGAATACGGCGCGTGAAGAAGAGCCAAATGGCTTAGCTCAGGAGCAAGCACAGTTGATTGAGGGTTTGCGTAAGCGTTTTGAAGAAGAGATGGATGATGATTTAAATACAGCCAATGGAATTACAGTATTGTTTGACATTGCCAAGGAAGCTAACCTATACACGCGTCATGAAAACGTAGGGGCTACACAAATCAAAGCTTATCGTCAGTTGCTAGAAGAGCTAAGTGCTGTATTAGGTTTGACTTTGCAAGCAGAGCCTACTTTACTAGATGAAGAGATTGAGCTTTTAATAGCAGAACGTACGGAAGCTCGAAAGGCTCGAAATTTTGCTCGTTCTGATGAAATCCGCGATCAACTACAAGAGATGGGGATTATCCTTGAAGATACACCACAGGGTATTCGTTGGCGTCGAAAATAA
- a CDS encoding Mini-ribonuclease 3 yields the protein MIIERDTLARDPKLINPLVLAFLGDATYAHYVRYHLITRGIAKPNLLHKTANRYVAAKAQATILHHLIPSLTEEEMAQVKRGRNAKSGSSAKNADIVDYRHATAFEALVGYLYLNGEDKRLQEIIQQAFAIVEGE from the coding sequence ATGATAATAGAAAGAGATACACTAGCTCGTGATCCTAAACTTATTAATCCGCTAGTGCTCGCCTTTTTGGGGGATGCTACGTATGCTCATTACGTGCGCTACCATTTGATAACGCGAGGGATTGCAAAACCAAATCTACTGCATAAAACGGCAAATCGCTATGTGGCTGCAAAAGCGCAAGCGACAATCTTGCACCATCTCATTCCTTCTTTAACTGAAGAGGAGATGGCGCAAGTAAAGCGTGGAAGAAATGCCAAATCTGGATCAAGCGCCAAGAATGCTGATATTGTTGATTATCGACATGCTACAGCATTCGAGGCCTTGGTCGGCTATTTATATTTGAATGGTGAAGACAAGCGATTGCAGGAGATTATTCAACAAGCGTTTGCAATCGTGGAAGGAGAATAA
- a CDS encoding NYN domain-containing protein, translating into MAKRKSKQLLIVDGYNIIGAWPQLRVLKDQDQMDEARDLLISQLADYQSYSGIKVIVVFDAYKIPGIGRKQEDFKIEVYFTKKKETADEKIERLVHEFFEKNRQIYVATSDYTSQRVIFGQGALRKSARELLLEVENAHKEIDQTVKQTNEDQCFSRIPLNDEIAKIFEKWRRE; encoded by the coding sequence ATGGCTAAAAGAAAGAGCAAGCAACTGCTCATTGTAGATGGCTATAACATTATTGGGGCTTGGCCACAGTTGCGCGTCTTGAAGGATCAGGATCAGATGGATGAGGCGCGCGACCTCCTCATCTCTCAATTAGCTGATTACCAAAGCTATTCAGGAATTAAGGTCATTGTAGTATTTGATGCCTATAAAATACCCGGAATTGGAAGAAAACAGGAAGATTTTAAGATCGAGGTTTACTTTACGAAGAAAAAAGAGACAGCTGACGAAAAAATTGAGCGACTAGTTCATGAGTTTTTCGAGAAAAATCGACAAATATATGTCGCTACATCCGACTATACTTCTCAACGGGTCATTTTTGGGCAGGGAGCTCTACGAAAATCGGCAAGAGAGCTGTTACTAGAAGTAGAAAATGCCCACAAGGAAATTGATCAAACGGTAAAACAAACGAATGAAGACCAGTGTTTTTCACGGATTCCGTTAAATGATGAAATAGCGAAAATCTTCGAAAAATGGAGAAGAGAGTAA